One genomic window of Halolamina sediminis includes the following:
- the flaJ gene encoding archaellar assembly protein FlaJ: MSTAEGDGDGWNPGVRDVVRSVFEAYRYMEMSVERYVLIVLLPGIAVAVAVAVALVLFSPPPLVAAPAVLLGVLAPTAAFVYPKIIADRKRREIRGQFHLFLTHITVLSMTNIDRVEVFRTLAGVEEYGALAEEMGRITALVDTWNQSLDDACRRRSERVPSELLSDFLGRMAYTVGAGQGLDEFLLDEQESIIQEFVIRYESALDKLDVMKELYLSLMLSVTFILVFATVLPILIPVPPTLLLGGIIVLFGIVQAGFVFLIHNIAPKDPVWLAPESDHSPMHRVRPAIVGGVALSGLAVAGVLAVGLGLTPLASDVLPTPIYLAIPTTPLLLPGLAMRREEQRVTERDQGFPSFIRALGGVESVKQTSTANVLESLRKKDFGALTDNVDDLYKRLRTRIDTESSWRLFAAETGSYLIQKFGDMYVVGRRMGGEPRQLGRVISTNFNEVLRVREQRQQATTTFVGIVYGVTAAAMFSAFIGLGVAEQMLEITSGIAEGNEQFVDSLFSTASYDIAVIEFLLLTVVLLNALFSSVMIRITDRGHFVSGLPHYVALVWTGALVATVTEIVVAGLLA; the protein is encoded by the coding sequence GTGAGCACCGCCGAGGGAGACGGGGACGGCTGGAACCCTGGAGTGCGCGACGTCGTCCGGTCGGTGTTCGAGGCCTACCGCTACATGGAGATGTCCGTCGAGCGGTACGTGCTCATCGTCCTGCTGCCCGGTATCGCCGTCGCCGTCGCCGTCGCGGTTGCCCTCGTTCTGTTCAGCCCCCCGCCGCTCGTCGCGGCACCGGCCGTCCTCCTCGGCGTGCTCGCCCCCACGGCGGCGTTCGTCTACCCGAAGATCATCGCCGACCGGAAGCGCCGAGAGATCCGCGGGCAGTTCCACCTCTTCCTCACCCACATCACCGTCCTCTCCATGACGAACATCGATCGCGTCGAAGTGTTTCGGACCCTCGCCGGCGTTGAGGAGTACGGTGCACTCGCCGAAGAGATGGGCCGGATCACCGCGCTCGTCGACACGTGGAACCAGTCCCTCGACGACGCCTGCCGGCGCCGGTCCGAGCGCGTTCCCTCTGAACTGCTGTCGGACTTCCTCGGGCGAATGGCCTACACCGTCGGCGCCGGGCAGGGGCTCGACGAGTTCCTCCTCGACGAACAGGAGTCGATCATCCAGGAGTTCGTCATCCGCTACGAGTCGGCGCTCGACAAACTCGACGTCATGAAGGAGCTCTACCTCTCGCTGATGCTCTCGGTGACGTTCATTCTCGTGTTCGCGACGGTGCTCCCCATCCTGATCCCGGTGCCACCCACGCTGCTGCTCGGCGGCATCATCGTTCTGTTCGGGATCGTCCAAGCCGGCTTCGTGTTCCTCATTCACAACATCGCGCCGAAGGATCCGGTCTGGCTCGCCCCCGAGAGCGACCACTCGCCGATGCACCGCGTCCGCCCGGCGATCGTCGGCGGCGTCGCGCTCTCGGGGCTGGCCGTGGCCGGCGTGCTCGCAGTCGGCCTCGGGCTCACGCCGCTGGCTTCGGACGTGCTGCCGACGCCGATCTACCTCGCGATCCCGACGACGCCGCTGCTGCTTCCGGGGCTGGCGATGCGCCGAGAGGAGCAGCGGGTGACCGAGCGCGATCAGGGGTTCCCGTCGTTCATCCGCGCGCTGGGCGGCGTCGAGTCCGTCAAACAGACTTCGACCGCGAACGTCCTCGAGTCGCTCCGGAAGAAAGATTTCGGCGCGCTGACGGACAACGTCGACGACCTCTACAAGCGGCTTCGGACGCGGATCGACACGGAGTCCTCGTGGCGGCTGTTCGCCGCAGAGACGGGGTCGTACCTGATCCAGAAGTTCGGCGATATGTACGTCGTCGGCCGCCGGATGGGCGGGGAACCTCGACAGCTCGGCCGGGTGATCTCGACGAACTTCAACGAGGTGCTCCGCGTCCGCGAGCAGCGCCAGCAGGCGACGACGACGTTCGTCGGGATCGTCTACGGCGTGACGGCGGCGGCGATGTTCTCGGCGTTCATCGGGCTCGGCGTCGCCGAGCAGATGCTCGAGATCACGTCGGGGATCGCCGAGGGGAACGAGCAGTTCGTCGACTCGCTGTTCTCGACGGCGAGCTACGATATCGCGGTCATCGAGTTCCTCCTCCTCACTGTCGTGTTGCTGAACGCGCTGTTCTCGTCAGTGATGATCCGGATCACCGACCGCGGGCACTTCGTGAGCGGGCTCCCCCACTACGTGGCGCTGGTCTGGACCGGCGCGCTGGTTGCCACCGTCACCGAAATCGTCGTCGCTGGGCTGCTCGCCTGA
- a CDS encoding ATPase domain-containing protein, with the protein MNYLSIGLESRDRVNNAIGGGIPEGSLVLVEGGTGAGKSALTARFVYGLCEEGTAVGLVSTQLSTGEFVDQMHSLSYDVVDHLLDGHLRYFRAPTEADRPLLHRLVEPSPLWDARTVAVDGFGSLCRSDSWFGGQLGSGDEDRAMERVIGQLDPALAADKVVLLTVDPDSVTERALRPLRSAADVYLELRSETVGNNIRKKAMVRRFSGMQNPVDDTIGFSIQQGRGLVIESRTIA; encoded by the coding sequence ATGAACTACCTGTCAATCGGACTCGAGTCACGAGATCGTGTCAACAACGCAATCGGCGGCGGCATCCCCGAGGGGAGCCTCGTGCTCGTCGAGGGCGGGACGGGGGCCGGGAAGTCGGCTCTGACCGCACGGTTCGTCTACGGGCTCTGTGAGGAGGGGACGGCCGTCGGGCTGGTCTCGACGCAACTCTCGACTGGCGAGTTCGTCGACCAGATGCACTCGCTGTCCTACGATGTTGTCGACCACCTCCTCGACGGCCACCTCCGGTACTTCCGGGCGCCCACCGAGGCCGATCGCCCGCTGCTGCACCGCCTCGTGGAGCCGAGCCCCCTCTGGGACGCCAGAACCGTCGCGGTCGACGGCTTCGGCTCGCTCTGTCGCAGCGACAGCTGGTTCGGCGGGCAGCTCGGTTCGGGCGACGAGGATCGGGCGATGGAGCGCGTCATCGGCCAGCTCGATCCCGCGCTGGCCGCCGACAAGGTGGTCCTGCTCACGGTCGACCCCGACAGCGTGACCGAGCGGGCGCTGCGGCCGCTGCGTTCGGCCGCCGACGTCTACCTCGAACTCCGCAGCGAGACCGTCGGCAACAACATCCGGAAGAAGGCGATGGTCCGTCGCTTCTCGGGGATGCAGAACCCGGTCGACGACACGATCGGCTTCTCGATCCAGCAGGGCCGCGGCCTCGTCATCGAATCGCGAACCATCGCATGA
- a CDS encoding type II/IV secretion system ATPase subunit encodes MRSNTRLTDDLRAVTEAQPHVRDHLQSLYEETGTYPVYAEEPTEEHADGEANVLYPAEPPIYVHVHGGTGRDPTYRCLEPTLSDEEQQLYEQVRTEVLDRSVTKPAPAEGDDFTEHLDELVDEILTVDARGGSTLDRLRSSLLGDQFVVDRETYDRLRYVLQRDIVGLGPLEPVMADPMNEDIHVIGPHACYVEHGVFGMTETSVDFGDLETFSNWIRNMGERMNSPVSDSDPVIDSTLPNGSRINIIYSDDVSIKGPSLTVRQGEDVPLSIFQITKWGTLSPELAAYLWLCMENEQTVFVVGETASGKTTTLNSMFSFIPRDHKIYTAEDTAEVMPPHDNWQQLLTRESNGDGSDVDMFDLVAAALRSRPDYIVVGEVRGAEAQMAFQAAQTGHPVLLTFHASDIVSMIQRFTSNPINVPETFMDNCDVALFQNRVKQGDEVLRRVTSVQEIEGYSEHEGGVVTRETFGWDPRDDEVTFKGRNNSHVLEDGIATLLGYDDTRRIYDELDRRAEVIRRLIDADVTGYHEVNEAIETFQRDGVEALPIDIHGLTAGGEP; translated from the coding sequence ATGAGATCGAACACTCGACTCACGGACGACCTGCGCGCGGTAACGGAGGCCCAGCCCCACGTCCGTGACCACCTCCAGTCGCTCTACGAGGAGACCGGTACGTACCCGGTGTACGCCGAGGAGCCGACGGAGGAACACGCGGACGGGGAGGCGAACGTCCTCTACCCGGCCGAGCCCCCGATCTACGTCCACGTCCACGGGGGAACCGGCCGCGACCCGACGTACCGCTGTCTGGAGCCGACGCTGTCCGACGAGGAGCAACAGCTGTACGAGCAGGTCCGGACCGAGGTGCTCGACCGTTCGGTCACGAAGCCCGCACCCGCCGAGGGCGACGACTTCACCGAGCATCTCGACGAGCTCGTCGACGAGATCCTGACCGTCGACGCTAGGGGGGGGTCCACCCTCGACCGGCTCCGGTCCTCGCTACTGGGCGACCAGTTCGTCGTCGACCGCGAGACGTACGATCGGCTCCGGTACGTCCTCCAGCGGGACATCGTCGGGCTCGGTCCGCTCGAACCCGTGATGGCCGACCCGATGAACGAGGACATCCACGTCATCGGCCCACACGCCTGCTACGTCGAACACGGCGTCTTCGGCATGACCGAGACGAGCGTCGACTTCGGCGACCTCGAGACGTTCAGCAACTGGATCCGGAACATGGGCGAACGGATGAACTCGCCCGTCTCGGACTCCGACCCCGTCATCGACTCGACGCTTCCGAACGGCTCGCGGATCAACATCATCTACTCGGACGACGTGAGCATCAAGGGGCCCTCGCTCACCGTCCGACAGGGGGAGGACGTCCCGCTGTCGATTTTCCAGATCACCAAGTGGGGGACGCTGTCTCCCGAACTCGCCGCCTACCTCTGGCTCTGCATGGAGAACGAACAGACCGTGTTCGTGGTCGGAGAGACCGCCTCCGGGAAGACGACCACGCTCAACTCCATGTTCTCGTTCATCCCGCGGGACCACAAGATCTACACCGCGGAGGACACCGCCGAAGTGATGCCCCCCCACGACAACTGGCAGCAGCTGCTCACCCGTGAGAGCAACGGCGACGGTTCGGACGTGGACATGTTCGACCTCGTGGCCGCCGCCCTCCGATCGCGCCCGGACTACATCGTCGTCGGGGAGGTCCGTGGTGCCGAGGCTCAGATGGCGTTTCAGGCGGCCCAGACGGGCCACCCGGTGCTGCTCACGTTCCACGCCAGCGATATCGTCTCGATGATCCAGCGGTTCACTTCGAACCCGATCAACGTCCCCGAGACGTTCATGGACAACTGCGACGTGGCGCTGTTCCAGAACCGTGTCAAACAGGGCGACGAGGTGCTCCGGCGGGTCACGAGCGTCCAGGAGATCGAAGGGTACTCCGAACACGAGGGCGGGGTCGTCACCCGTGAGACGTTCGGCTGGGACCCCCGGGACGACGAGGTCACGTTCAAGGGTCGGAACAACAGCCACGTCCTCGAGGACGGGATCGCGACGCTGCTGGGCTACGACGACACCCGGCGCATCTACGACGAACTCGACCGCCGCGCCGAGGTGATCCGTCGGCTCATCGACGCCGACGTGACCGGCTACCACGAGGTGAACGAGGCTATCGAGACGTTCCAGCGCGACGGCGTCGAGGCGCTCCCGATCGACATCCACGGCCTCACGGCCGGTGGAGAGCCGTGA